ACTTGTCCCAGTCCACAGACTGGTGTTATAATGTTTTGAACAATGTATAGCATTGTTAGGGCATGTAGACACTTGACAGCACGCCGGCTAGGTTGAACGGGCCCCGTGAAATCCAAACTATACTCGTAGGTCGGGCATCTCCCGATGCCGTTTCGAGCATCCCGATCTATCGGGATCCAAATTGCTTTGAATCCTCGATGTTTCATCGGGAGCGACTTGCCCGCCCCTTGTGGCCGGTTCCATACCGGCAAATAACCTATTGGTCGAGATTCACATCTTGACATCTAAATATCATATGAAAAGTCAATACATCGTCTTCATTCTCCCAATCCTGATATTGCTTCTGATTACCGACCTTGTTCCTGCGGCGGATGACTACTTTAATCATATTACAGTCTTCTCCGACGGGAAGATTACTCGTTTCACCCAAACCCCAATCCGCGTTCATATAGCACCCGTGCCTACGGGGATTGAGGGGGTTGAAACGTATCTGGAAAGTTTCCGTTATGCCATGCGCGAATGGGAAGCCGCCGCTGATGGGCAGCTACAATTCCAAGAGGTAGTGACAGACGCAGACATTCGCGTGCGATGGCAGCGGAGTGGATTAACGCAAATCACCGATACTGCACTCGGCAAGACGGAGCTCACCCGTCTCTCGGCGACCGATTTCGAGGTAGACATAGTTTTAGCTTTGCGAGAAAGCAGTTCGGCGGCACTGCTTTCGCCCGAAAAGATGCAAACCGTTTGTCTCCATGAACTGGGGCACGCAATAGGACTTTGGGGCCATGCTCCAGATTCTGCGGATGTGCTCTTCTTTGCAGCAACGGCACAGCGCCCAACCGATCGAGATAAAACAACGCTGCACAAAGTCTATGCGACTCCGCTCCACACCCCTCAACATGAAGCTGCAACTGCGGTGCTCAAAGCACAGATTGAGGCCAACCCAAAACACCTTCAAAGCCACTATCTCCTCGGCACCGTTCACTTCGATAAAGGCAACGTAGATACAGCGATTGCAAATTTCAAAGCCTGTTTGGCACTTGCCCCGGACTTTCAGCAAGCCAACGAAAAACTCCTCCAGGCCTACCAGAAAAGCGGACGTACAGACGAAGCACTTGTCCAGCTTCAAAAGATGCTCAATCAGGACGCCTCGCCAGAGGGGTATAACACCGCTGGCGTAATGTACTATCAAAGTCAGCGAATTGACGAAGCCGTTACAACCTTCAAGCGCGCACTCCAGATTAATCCGCGCTATCAGCCAGCTAAAAATAATCTACACCAACTCTATCGTGAACAGGGCATCTCTGCACTAGCGGATGAAAATTATCCCGCAGCAACTGCGTTTTTTTCACAGGCATTGCAACTTGACCCGACAGATTTAACACTGTATAATCTGACAGGGGTGATGTATGCAAGAAGCGGGGACTATCAAAATGCAATCGCAGAGTACAAAAAAGCATTGCAATTTAATCCCGGCGACATAGATGCCAAGCAAAACCTCGCCCGGTCCTACAATAATCTCGGAGTGCAGTTGACTCAATCCCAACGTTGGGAAGAGGCGATTGACGCCTATCAGCAGGCCCGTCAATTGATGCCCGACCTCGCCAGTGTGAAACCCAATCTCACGGATTTGTACCGGAAACGGGCGAACACACTCCGCGAACAAGGAAATTTAGATTTGGCAATCGAAGCCTATCGTGAACTCCTTGAGTT
The window above is part of the Candidatus Poribacteria bacterium genome. Proteins encoded here:
- a CDS encoding tetratricopeptide repeat protein produces the protein MTSKYHMKSQYIVFILPILILLLITDLVPAADDYFNHITVFSDGKITRFTQTPIRVHIAPVPTGIEGVETYLESFRYAMREWEAAADGQLQFQEVVTDADIRVRWQRSGLTQITDTALGKTELTRLSATDFEVDIVLALRESSSAALLSPEKMQTVCLHELGHAIGLWGHAPDSADVLFFAATAQRPTDRDKTTLHKVYATPLHTPQHEAATAVLKAQIEANPKHLQSHYLLGTVHFDKGNVDTAIANFKACLALAPDFQQANEKLLQAYQKSGRTDEALVQLQKMLNQDASPEGYNTAGVMYYQSQRIDEAVTTFKRALQINPRYQPAKNNLHQLYREQGISALADENYPAATAFFSQALQLDPTDLTLYNLTGVMYARSGDYQNAIAEYKKALQFNPGDIDAKQNLARSYNNLGVQLTQSQRWEEAIDAYQQARQLMPDLASVKPNLTDLYRKRANTLREQGNLDLAIEAYRELLEFDSGAIDAHNLLGDLYFQKQDYRQAIHEFNSAFTTDTENPQARNNLITAYHKYGQVLDHQKRYDQAIAQLEKGLALAPAHINLRLSIAYVYARAKDFDSAGRTFEEILEMEPDNLQAKTGLVNLQIQRGNDFLNRKEYTAALKAFENIPESDRGAGIYNTIGYLYLKKKQSLKALQAFDTALADDPQNKVAYQNLLSIESQLEAYLVNVNNSQIARDSLALVKNSLVHCLIGRGEHLKAKAKYRAALDLTTDDVKLKTTLINTGIYLSKAFEKKKSDKNMKEVIRCIQEQAPDNSRVQQLLEDSP